A genome region from Manihot esculenta cultivar AM560-2 chromosome 5, M.esculenta_v8, whole genome shotgun sequence includes the following:
- the LOC110614917 gene encoding zinc finger protein ZAT9 codes for MALILEQQSNFKHFCKICKKGFGCGRALGGHMRAHGIGDDNAQMDDEDPASDWEDKLGGNVPPSSKRMYALRTNPNRFKSCRACENCGKEFLSWKSFLEHGKCSSEDVESLVSSPGSDGEDATPRGGCGWSKRKRSLRAKVSNFSSNCPSSEEEDLANCLMMLSNAAFDPLIAEPEESCASASKEEERRNPMNFIAPMPYRAPMDKAKGVAKGMFECKACKKVFNSHQALGGHRASHKKVKGCFAARLDQGLDDSLADEDVITHEEFFPAKSTSTFQFDHGSNAPLASTSKRKSKVHECSICHRVFSSGQALGGHKRCHWITSNSPDASSLAKFHHFQDRIEQIQQRPKFIDNIPETLDLTLDLNLPAPADEQNGVRRETPANPPNYEVSTEIYLQTWIGIEAKVKDETQQHHHHQNEDDNDKNNNPTANNNNTNCNGSMQNVDDEADSKVKLAKLSELKDMNMHGNSSPWLQVGIGSTADVGANP; via the coding sequence ATGGCTTTGATTTTAGAACAACAATCAAACTTTAAGCACTTTTGTAAAATTTGCAAGAAAGGGTTTGGCTGCGGTAGGGCTCTAGGAGGACACATGAGAGCTCATGGAATTGGCGATGATAATGCTCAGATGGATGATGAAGACCCTGCCAGCGATTGGGAAGATAAATTGGGAGGCAATGTGCCTCCTAGCAGCAAGCGGATGTATGCATTAAGAACCAATCCTAATCGGTTTAAGAGTTGTCGTGCTTGTGAAAATTGTGGCAAGGAATTTTTATCATGGAAATCTTTTCTTGAACATGGAAAATGCAGCTCCGAGGATGTCGAGTCGCTTGTTTCCTCTCCAGGATCCGATGGCGAGGATGCCACGCCAAGGGGAGGATGCGGTTGGTCTAAAAGAAAAAGATCTCTGAGAGCTAAAGTGAGCAATTTTAGCTCAAATTGCCCTTCCAGCGAAGAGGAAGATCTCGCAAATTGCCTTATGATGTTATCTAATGCAGCATTTGACCCTTTAATAGCCGAACCAGAGGAGTCATGTGCCTCGGCTAGCAAAGAAGAGGAGAGAAGAAATCCAATGAATTTTATAGCTCCAATGCCTTATAGAGCACCCATGGACAAGGCCAAAGGGGTTGCTAAAGGAATGTTTGAGtgcaaagcatgcaagaaagttttcaattcccatCAAGCATTAGGTGGACATAGAGCTAGTCACAAGAAGGTTAAAGGGTGTTTCGCAGCCCGGCTTGATCAAGGACTCGATGATAGTCTAGCCGATGAGGATGTTATTACACATGAAGAATTTTTTCCAGCAAAATCAACGTCAACTTTCCAGTTTGATCATGGTTCGAATGCTCCATTGGCTTCTActtcaaaaagaaaatcaaaggtACATGAATGCTCCATATGTCATCGTGTATTTTCATCGGGACAAGCTTTAGGTGGACATAAAAGGTGTCATTGGATCACTTCAAATTCACCAGATGCATCTTCTTTGGCTAAGTTTCATCATTTCCAAGATCGCATTGAGCAAATTCAACAAAGACCCAAGTTTATCGACAATATTCCTGAAACGCTTGATCTTACGCTTGATCTGAATCTTCCAGCTCCAGCTGATGAGCAAAACGGAGTCCGGCGGGAAACCCCTGCAAACCCACCTAACTATGAAGTTTCTACAGAGATTTATTTACAAACTTGGATAGGGATTGAAGCAAAAGTAAAGGATGAAACTCAGCAGCACCATCACCATCAAAACGAGGATGACAATGACAAGAACAATAACCCCACCgccaacaacaacaacacaaattgTAATGGTTCAATGCAAAATGTGGATGATGAAGCTGACAGTAAGGTGAAGCTAGCAAAGCTTAGCGAACTCAAAGATATGAACATGCATGGAAACTCATCTCCATGGTTGCAGGTAGGGATTGGTTCAACTGCAGATGTGGGCGCAAacccataa